DNA from Variovorax sp. PBL-H6:
GCGCCACGAACCTGGAGGAGCATCTCGACGAGGCGCTGCTGCGCGAAGGCCGCTTCGACCGACGTGTCCACGTCAGGCTGCCCGACGTGCGCGATCGCTGCGCGATCTTCAGGCTGTACACCGGCAAGCTGCGCACCGAAGGCGCAATCGACCACGAGCAGCTCGCCCGACTGACCACCGGCCTGTCCCCGGCCACCATCGCGCACATCGTCAATCATTCCGCACTCGTGGCCGCGCGCGCAGGCAGTCGCGCTGTCGCGATGGGCCAGTTGATGGAAGCCATCGAGACGACGCGCATCGGCGAGCTCAACGGGGCCCAGCGCGCGCTGGGCGAGCGCGAGCGCCGCTACATCGCGGTGCATGAAGCCGGGCATGCCCTGGTCTCGGCGGCGCTGGGCTACGGCAAGGTCGAGAAGGTCACCATCCTGCCGCGCGGCGGCGCGCTCGGAGTCACGCTCGTCACGCAGGAAGAGGACCAGACGCTCGTGCTCAGGAGCGACATGGAGAAGCACATCCAGATGCTGCTTGGCGGACGCAACGCCGAGCTGGCCGTTTTCGACGAAGCATCGAGCGGGGCCAGCCAGGATCTCCAGCAGGCCTCCAGGCTGGCGCTCGACATGGTGGGGCGCTACGGTTTCGGCCAGGACGGCGCGCTCTTCAGCATAGGCGCGCTGCCGGCGCAGCACGCCTCACGACAGATCTCGGCCGCGGTGCGCCAGGCCAACCAGCTGCTCGAGGCGCTGAACCTTCAGTGCCAACATGTTCTGCGCGCACATCGCCGGGCGCTGGACGCGTTGACCGAGGAGCTCCTGGCGCAAGAGACGGTGTCTGGCGACCGCGTGCTGGAACTGGTCGGTGCGCGTGGGCCGGTGCCAGTGGCGCTCGTGGCCTGAGTGCCTGGCCGACTGTCAAAAAACCTCGGGGAGATCATCGCAAGTCAGCTTGGCGCACAGGACCGCGTGCTATTCTTTTTCGGATCTGGGCACCTGTTCCAACAATCGTCGGCCATGGCTTCACAACGACAAAAGCAGGCGGATCGTGTGCCGCGCACGCGCGTGGACAAGTTCGCCGAACGGCGCGCCGAACTCGGCGAGGCCGCGCTGCAGACGCTGGCCGCGTTGGGCTATGCCCGCACCAGCCTGCGCGAGATCGCTCAGAACTCGGAGTTCTCGCATGGCGTGCTTCACTACTACTTCAGCGACAAGGTCGACCTGATTGTCTGCAGCGTGCGCCAGTACAAGGCGCGGTGCGTCACCCGATACGACCGCGTGACCGCGGATGCCGCCAGTTACGACGAGATGATGGAAGGCTTCCTGCGCGCCCTGGGCAACACCCTGCGCGACGAGGCGCACATGCACCGGCTGTGGTACGACCTGCGCGCCCAGGCGCTGTTCGCGGACGCCTTTCGCGCCGACGTGGCCGCCATCGACAAGAGCCTGGAGAACATGGTCCTGCGCGTCATGCGGCGCTTTTCGGCGCTGGCAGAGGTGCCGCTGGCGTTGTCGCCGTCGGTGCTCTACGCCTTGTTCGATGGGCTGTTCCAGCATTACCTGCTGCGTCACCTGTCGGGCAGCGAGGATGCCGTCGAGGAATTGCGGGCGGATGCGCGCAGCGCGATCGACACGCTGTTCGGCGTAACCGCACACGCCGAGTAGGGCAGGGCAGGCACTCCTCAATTGGCTGTTACGGCCCGCTAGTACCCGAGCTGCAGCGGATTGCGCCGCGCCACGTCGCGGCGCGTCTGTTCGCGTACTGCATCGCAATGCGGGTGCCTGTAGTACTGTGCCTTGGCGCACTGGGCCGCCTCGCAGCGCGAGGCCGCGATGAAATTCAGATGCGCACAACCGGGTCGCGGGTCGGCCACGCTTGGGCGCGCCACGACCTTGCGCGACTCTTCCGTGCGCACGGTCTGCGAATCGTTGCCGCGGCGCGGCGGCGGCGTCACTTGCACCAGTTCGCCTTGCGCGGGCCCCGGGGCGACCAGGCTCTCGGCGGGGCCCAGCGCCTCCGCAGGGCGCACCGGTTCGGAAGGAGGAGGCCTCTCGTAGTCGGCGGGCGCGCTGGGCGTTGCCGCGACGTTTGCCCGCGCCTGCGGGATAGCCGCGGTGGCGATCGCCGGGGGCCGGCCGGGCGCGTGATTCGGCGGCACCTTGCGGGTCACGTAGGCATACCAGCTGACGAAGGCCGTGG
Protein-coding regions in this window:
- a CDS encoding TetR/AcrR family transcriptional regulator, with product MASQRQKQADRVPRTRVDKFAERRAELGEAALQTLAALGYARTSLREIAQNSEFSHGVLHYYFSDKVDLIVCSVRQYKARCVTRYDRVTADAASYDEMMEGFLRALGNTLRDEAHMHRLWYDLRAQALFADAFRADVAAIDKSLENMVLRVMRRFSALAEVPLALSPSVLYALFDGLFQHYLLRHLSGSEDAVEELRADARSAIDTLFGVTAHAE
- a CDS encoding ATP-dependent metallopeptidase FtsH/Yme1/Tma family protein is translated as MFFLLRPAPAVQALDGPARAMRSTPDAWTALEKDGSDLLRDLRAGHVDAVGLAPNALLVSTTGGERYFVVDGRGSFAALVISQAQEAGVHPFQLVVLPDSTVGAPAADSRALTTARDLAAIFLPLFLLALVVYTMRDSIGGAAKLVEKPAGVGFDDVIGAGEAKHALQDIVDYLKDPSRYRAIGARAPCGVLLLGGPGVGKTLLAKALAGECGANFIATNGSEFTSKFYGVGVQKVKKLFETARKNAPCILFIDELDGISKRTSSGAGPAESESNRIINQLLVEMDGFDANEGVIVVGATNLEEHLDEALLREGRFDRRVHVRLPDVRDRCAIFRLYTGKLRTEGAIDHEQLARLTTGLSPATIAHIVNHSALVAARAGSRAVAMGQLMEAIETTRIGELNGAQRALGERERRYIAVHEAGHALVSAALGYGKVEKVTILPRGGALGVTLVTQEEDQTLVLRSDMEKHIQMLLGGRNAELAVFDEASSGASQDLQQASRLALDMVGRYGFGQDGALFSIGALPAQHASRQISAAVRQANQLLEALNLQCQHVLRAHRRALDALTEELLAQETVSGDRVLELVGARGPVPVALVA